The following proteins are co-located in the Thermoplasma sp. Kam2015 genome:
- a CDS encoding dephospho-CoA kinase — protein sequence MIVVTGMPGAGKDEFVKVAKSLGFVDLHMGNTVREFAKRSGVPEIDHEIGNFATSERKKYGMDIWAVRTAQKITDDSHTVIDGLRNYEELQYFSRFSENPYVVAIFASRKDRFDRILKRDRPDDIRTMDELIDRDMRELSWGIGNVIALADYMIVNDDTLQVFHERCRKLLTEKFSVSNRA from the coding sequence ATGATAGTAGTCACTGGTATGCCTGGGGCTGGCAAAGATGAATTTGTAAAGGTTGCAAAGAGCCTGGGCTTCGTCGATCTGCACATGGGCAACACGGTCAGAGAATTTGCAAAGAGATCTGGAGTACCAGAGATAGACCATGAAATTGGAAATTTTGCCACCTCTGAAAGAAAGAAGTATGGCATGGACATCTGGGCTGTAAGAACCGCACAGAAGATAACTGATGATAGCCACACCGTTATAGACGGCCTTCGTAATTATGAGGAACTTCAGTATTTTTCCAGATTTTCTGAGAATCCATATGTGGTTGCTATCTTCGCAAGCAGAAAAGATAGATTCGACAGGATACTCAAGAGAGATAGGCCTGATGATATAAGAACGATGGATGAACTCATTGATCGCGATATGAGGGAACTGTCATGGGGTATAGGCAACGTCATAGCACTTGCGGATTACATGATAGTGAATGATGACACGCTTCAAGTGTTCCATGAGAGATGTAGAAAATTGCTGACGGAGAAATTTTCTGTCAGCAACAGGGCATAA